TCGGCGGAAGTAAAATCTACAAACCATCTCTTCTTGATTCAAGATCCTTCTCTGCGTCATTGAGCGGAGAGATTTGGCTTCAGATTCTGCCTCCTGAAGCTGTTCCACAGCGGCTGCAGCCACTTGTTTTGCATTctgaaacaagaaaaaaattgaagcacTAATCGCAATGGGAGGTACTTGAAATGTTGATAGTAAAGAACAAATTCATGGTATTTCACCTCAATTTCGGACTTAAGTGATCCAATTTCCTCTGCCCTCACATCCTTGGACTGTTTTGCAGCTTTGAGAGCAGCCTAGATTGAAAATTTAATTACGTTCACATGTTCAcacaataaaaagaaaacaaagtaaTAACATGACTTTAGCAGAGGTTTCCTGATAAAGCCCCAGATGGCCACATTACACTTATCTCGAATATTAAATATCTAAAATAGACCATAATTCCTGCCTCTTACTAACCTCTCTTTGCCGCAATGCTGCTTCCTTTCTGCAGATAAATGGTATAACATATCAATATCGGAAACTATAGTTTGTGAGACACAATTTTAAGTCGAACCCAAAGTACCTGCTCAACAATTTGGCTTCCAAAGATACACCTTCTCCGAGAGAAGCAACCTGTGGAATATCAGAATTAATACATTAACAATAATAACCTAAGAATTCTGGACAAGATAATAGGAGTTTAAGAAAGCGATATTTTATGGTTAGCCATACAAACAGAAAAAGGTGCAAATGCTATTTGAGACAAATAAATAACCTGTTTCTCAAGCTCTCTGGCTCTGGCTTCTGCTTCATCACATCTCTCTTCCGCAATTCGTAGCTAAAATAAGATTTCAACTGAATGTCATCACAAAAATAAACTGGTCTGCTAAACTTGTTATTGCTGGAAAGGAAAGAAACATACCTTGTCAATAATATTCTCGTTCTCTTCCTGTAGCATATCAAGCTGCAATTCATGAGGTTGTTAAATTAATAACTGACTTGTTGAGGGAAGTATCAAAACTCATTGACAAAGTATTGATTTCTAATTTTATGACTTCATTCTATAATTGCTTCACTCAATATATTTGCAAGGTTCAACCATACAAGAAAACACACCTCATCTCTAAGTGCAGACGCCTCGCGCTGATTTCCTGAAGAATCTTTTGAGTTCAGATTCCCCATGTCTGACGTGAACCTGTACTTTAAGCTAGTTGATTCAAACTTTCAAATAAATGTTATTTATTTAAGCGGTCAATGTTCCCTATAATGATTTTGATGGTATTTTATCTCCGAATAATTAGTGTGAGTGATGCATCCTGTTAATTCTTGAGTTTCAAAATCATAGTATATCAACAGACAAACAAAGAAAGAGCATAAGAACTTAGTTACCTTTTATCTCTACTCCTATTTGTAGGAGGGTCCAATGGTGGTATAGGAATTGGTGTCCTTATTGACGGTTTACTTGGTGGTACCATTGCTGTTGTACGAACAGCAGCTACTGATGGCCTTCCAGCTGATGTGGAACGAACTGACGGTGTATGCTCCATAAAGTTCCGACCTAACTAATTTTAACATGAAACGCCCCAATTAGCTTTTCTGACTTGTAAGCTGTAACAAACAGAACACGCCTGTTTGCAACTAATTATGGCACATTTAAACATCAACATTGAGTATTCTCTTACATTGTCCAACTTTGAGTAAATTCACCAATGACACTTGGGTTTCAACGAATATCCATTTGAACATATACACGAAACAACAAAAATTAATTGACGACGGTAGTTAAACCTCTGATATGAACTTGAACTTCATTCCAGCAACACCAGGGCCATGTTTTAACATAATAACTCTCCTTATGTCTACTATATTTGAAACTTCAACCAGGCAAACAAAGTGATGAGATCCATAACACCTACATATTGTGGTAACTGTGCCCCACCTGCGAATCTTAGGTCCTTGTTTTCCCAAATACTGTCGCAAAAGGAATATGAATAGTCTTTTCATTACACACTATCAAAATTTAAACTAGTTCCACTTTGTTCACTCAAAAGCTTTAGACTTAAAAGCTTTAGACAAATCCATACAGAATCAGTTAAACTAAGAACAAGAAGAAGCATCGTAACATCCGAAATAACTCTATATCAAATTCTATTTCTACACTAAATACATCAATAATTTTCCTAAATTCCCCACACAAAAACACCAAATTATCCCTACAGTGAGCTTAATTTGAATCATTTCTACATCGTCAAAAACACCAAGGTCATGACTTACTTGCTTGTCTACTACATTTGAAACTCCAACCAAGTAAACAAAGAAATGGGATCCGGAATACGTAACTAGTGTAGCATACTGATTGCCCTGAGCGGGAATGTAAGCCCATCCAAATGCTGTGTGAATGGGGTACAAAATAGCATTCAGGCTATAAGAATTTCTAATTCACTCGAAAGCCCTAAATTCAGTTCAACCAAAGGTCAAGAGTAACATCACGACACCTAAATTACCAATATATTGAATTTCATTTCTACCCTAATTTGCCCAATAAACACACAATTTAACTCCAAATTATCTCCACAGTGAACTTCATTCGCACCATGTCTACCCTAATCTCCCTAAACTCCCCAGTTCAACACCAAATTATCTCTTCAGTAAATTCCATTTGCATCATTTCAACCTTTAATCTCCCCAATTTCCCCAAATAAAACACACAATTTATCACCAACTAATCCCTACATATTGAACTTCATTTCTACCCTTGAAATCCATTTGCATCATTTCTACCTTTGATCTCCTAACTTCCCCAATAAAACACACACAATTTATCACCAACTAATCTCTACAAATTGAACTTCATTTCTACACTAGAACTCGAAAACAACCATAAGTTAAACACAACAAACTCAATTCACAGTGTCAACCAACAATTCAATTCCAAATCAATCATAACAAAATTCTtcactaaaattcacaaaaataATATAAGGCAAAATAAATATCAAATTACCGCAGGCGAAGGAGATCTAGTAGGTCTAGTAGAAGCGAAACCACTGATACTAGTATTATTAGACTGTGGATAACGAAAATCCAAATCATCGTCATCATCGTcatcgtcgtcatcatcatcatcattatcagcaGTCTGTGAAGCCATAACCTGAGCTAATCTCTGAGCAGCAGCTTTAGCAGCAACATTTTGAGTTCTTTTAATATTTGACATACCAGTAACAGTTGATGATGATCTTGCATGATGTGAATGAGGATGTGCTGGAGACATtattgatgatggtgatgatgatcctGTACTCGATCCACTCCGCTGTCTACTATAACCTCCTGGACTCTGTGTTCTTATTCGATCCATGAATCTATTTTCAAAAGTCGAGATtatagagagagaaaaaaagaaacttAGAAATTCTGAAGGAGAGAGACCTAGATTCTCTCGTTCGATTCTTCTCTctggaaagagaaagaaaaagaaaagaattttgTTGGTTGAGTAAAGTTGGGAAATTAGTATTTCGGTCTCATTTTGACCTTTATTTACAGGGTTTACCCATGGAAGACCTTTTGACTCAAACTAAATTCAATGTGGAACTTTCCACAAAGTAATTCTCTTATTAAAAGGGATTTTCTACCCCAACCGTTTTCTCCGGTAAATTATTCAAAAGCTCTCCTCTTTTATATTTCTTCATCTCAAAATCTAGATCTATATATCAGATTTTCCAACCACATTTGGGTTCCGTAATTAGTGTTTGATGTTTAAAAAAGTTATAATATttttggttttaggttttaggatttattgttttttattattgttattttacTGTTGATATCTCACGGCTGTTTTATGTCATGTAGTTGTATTCATATGCGTCATAAGCGCGATTTTCATGTAGTTGTATTCATACGCGTCACAAGTATGATTTTCTTTATCCTTCGAGTGTTTCAAttggaatattattttttttgataactgaAAATATTATTGATTAGGCAGAAACTGGCTCTGCATGCCTtaataacaaggaagaaattcatggagaataatccatgtatttcatatgaattttatctcttctaattcttttagCAATGGTAACTGCTGTATTATTAAAGCTTCTCTTCACATGAGAGACTTTGCAGAATTTAAAAGAAAAAGCTAAAGTTTTAATGTTATTCAAAAGATGTAAGTTCTCCCATCTAACTGAAGCAGTGTTAGATGTGATAGACTGCACTACTATCTCCGCATCAGCCACCAAATGAATTTCATCAACATTATGACCTTTCATCCAGCTTAAGGCTTCACGACTAGCCATGCATTCTGCAGCTTCCGCATCTATTACTCTGTCTGCATACGATCCTTTGACACCAACACATGTGCCTGCACAAGAGAAAAGCACCATTCCGGTGCCAGAATTTTTAGTAAGGTCATCATATGAAGCATCAACATATATAGTAGGAACATCTACTGATAATAGTGATACAGGAAGAGGTGGTTCTGGTGAAAAAACTCTCGATGCATGCAAAAAATTATGCAGCTGAAACTGAATTCTCGAGACTGTCGAAATTGGATTAAGTGATTTATTCTGGAAAACATATTCGCATCTCTCTTTCCAGATTATCCAACAGCCAACCATCAGTGTTGTTTTCCAGGTGTTATACTCGACAATGCCAATTCCTTGCTGATTACTGATCCAAGACATAACCCAATCTTTTATGATGTTACAACTGTCAGCAACTCTATCCACATTAACATTGAGATATCTCCAAACTACTCTTGCATGTCTGCAGACCAAAAGGAGATGAAAGAGAGATTCATTTTTCTGATTACATATCTTGCAAAGAGAATCTGAGTTGTTGTTGTAATGGATAATTTTATCTTTGGTTTGCACTATATCTTGCAAGCACTTCCATATGAAAAGTTTGACCATGTGAGGAACCTTCATTTTCCAAAGTTCCTTCCAAACTTTTTTAGGAACTGTCATACTAACTTCTTGTTGTTAGAATCTGGTTTCCACCAATTTGTTGTAGGCACTTTTCACTGTAAAATTACCATCTTTTGTTGGCTTCCATCTCACAATATCTTCTTCATAAATGTTGATATGCATTCTTGAAATCTTCTCAACCACTTCATCTTCAAAAAGAATTTGGAGAAGACTGACATTCCAGTTTGAAGAATTTGGAGTAATTATTTCTGAGACATACACATAACTTAGATGATTAGGGCACGAAGAAATAGGTTTACTGTCCAAACCAATGGTCCAATTATCCTGCCAATTACGAGTTTTCCTGCCATTTTTAACTTCCATGCAAGTATAATGTTGAAGATACTTTACTCCAATTTCAATGTCTTTCCAAATCCAGCTTGATGTTTTTCTGTCACTTTGGATATGTATGAATTCTTCATCTTTAAAGTATTTGGCCTTCAGAATTTTCACACATAGAAGATCAGACTGCATACACACTCTCCATGCCATTTTAATGAGAAGAGCATGATTAAGCATCTCAAGGTCTCTGAAATCCAGACCACCTAACTCTTTTGGAAAACATAAGTGACTCCATGCAATACGATTGTGACCCCTATTGGTTTTATAACCCCAGAAGAATTTACTTTGAAGAGTATCTAACTTGTTGATTAAGGTCTTGGGAATCTTGTAAGTGCTCATTTGATACATAGGGGCAGCATTAAGCACTGCTTTGACCATGGTACCTCTTCCAGCTTGACACATAGTTCCTCCTTGTCAACTTGCAAGTCTTCTCTCAAAAGAAAGATTGATATCTTTAGAAGAATCTAACTTTGATCTACCAATGAGTAATGGTGAACCTAGATACTTCTCTTTTGCATCCATATTCTTTACTCCCATGATATGACTAAGAGTGTCACATTCAAAAGGATCCATATTATTGCTGAATAAGATGGAGGATTCGTCAAAATTAATGACCTGGCCATATTATGAACTAAAATCTTCAAGAACTTGAAGGAGATTATTCACACTGGTTAAATTTGCATGAGTAAAGAttaaacaatcatctgcaaagagaAGATGATTAATGGGTGGTGCACCTCTAGCTGCTTTGATACCTGGTATTTCCTTTGTGATGTGAGCTGCTGTAAGAGTTCTTGAGAACCATTCCATAGCTAATATGAAGAGATAAGGAGATaagggatctccttgtctaatACCCCTTGTAGGTTTGAACTCTTCACAGGGTGAACCATTAAGCAAAACTGAAAGTGTAGTGGTACTGATACATTGTTGAATAAGTTGAGTCCATTCTTCACTGAAGCCAAAACTAGACATAATTTTTAATATGAAACACCACTCAAGTATATCAAAAGTTTTAGACATATCCAATTTTAGTGTCATCCAGCCACTTCCACCTTCTTTTTTCCTCATGGAATGAATGAGTTCATGAGCAATTATACTGTTGTCATTGATCAGTCTTCCAGATACATAAGCTGCTTGATAAGGAGACACTATTCTATCCATCAGTGGCTTCATTCTTGCAACTAGAATCTTGGAAATAACCTTGTAAGAAGTATTACATAGACTAATAGGCCTGAATTCAGCTGGAGTAGTAGGTTTCTTTGTCTTGGGGATTAAAGAGATGTAAGTTTTGTTAAGAGATTGAAATATATTTTTTGAAGTAAAAAAACTCTTGACcatgtcacaaacatcttcacccACTATATTCCATTGAGTCTTATAAACATCTTGAAATCCTTCAGGTCTTGGAGCTGACCAATTTCCCATACCTTTAAGagcagaaaatacttcttcattGGAGGGAATTGATGTGAGCATACCGTTATCCTCTACAGTTATGATTGTTGGAAGATGATTATAGAATTTTTCTTCAAGACAAGGATTTGTAGTGGTACTAATCCCCTGAAAATTCTTTGTAAGTAAAGTTTCCAACTGATTTCTATAATGAACCCAAACACCATTATCATCTTTAAGAGAATTAATATTATTTCTAGCTCTCTTTCTCTTTGTAAGAGTGTGGAAATATTTGGTATTATTATCCATATCTTTAAGAAAATTATCCCTTGACTTTTGTTTATTGAATTCATGTTGAATATTGTGCCACCTCTGCAACTATTCATTGATTTGTAAAGCTTGAGAAATATTATCATTAGAATGTGGTAGAGATTGAAGATCTGTGAGCTGTTGTTGAAGTGTATCAACCTTGAGATTAATGTCTCCAAAATGAAGTTTATTCCACCTGGATAATGCAGTTCTTGTAAATTGCATCTTCTTGAAGAGTTTGAATGttgttgatccttgaacatttttACTCCAAGCTTTTGTTATCTCAACtgcacatcttttatcatttaaCCAAGTCTGGAAGAATTTAAAAGGCTTCCAGAGTTTAGGCTGTTTATAATCAGTTATAAGCATAATAGGACAGTGGTCGCTGCCAACTTCATTTAGATGTAGCACtcttgaagaaggaaaaatagtAGACCAAGCTGCATTACCCAGAGCCATGTCTATTCTTGATCTTCTTTTACCAGTTCCAAGATTGTTGTTGGTCCAAGTGTGTTCATGACCAATAAAACCCAAATCTTCTAAACCAATATCTTGAAGCATAGAATTAATACCACCATCActtgaagaataagaagaatttgaagaacTTGTGAGATGAATATTAAGATCTCCAATTAATCACCAAGGACTGGTAATATTTCTTCATGTTTCTTCCACAAACTCCTATTGATCCATTTTCCTTTGTCCACTGCCATAACCATACATACAGGATAAGAGCCATTCTGGTTGACTAGGATCATCCTGTATGACTAGATTAAACATATTATTTTCGCTGCAAAGGAGTTCACAAGAGAAGCCATTTTGCCACATAATAGTGAGACCACCAGACAAACCAATGGAGGAAATGTATCTGACATTAGGGAAATGACAAGGAGCAACAAGAGGTTTCATTTTAGTTTCATTGATTTTAGTCTCACACAAGAAGATTATATCAGGATCTTGTGTCCTAATCAGATCACCTAAATGATCCCTAGTATTAATGCTTTTTAGCCCCTGAACATTCCAAAAAATAATCTTCATGACTTTAGAGTGAAGATTATGAGGAATATAGCCTAGAAATAAAAACGTAAGCAAAAGAGAAATCCGAACCTCTATTGAACAACTTGTTATACAAGAAAATAGTAAAAACCTAAACTTATTTAATGCACTTTTCTCAGCTAAGCAGTAATTGCAAATGGTAATTAAATCAGAAGACTTATAAAAGCACCTACAGTTTAAACCTAACTGTTTGAAATTGTCTaaggaaacaaaagaagaaaaactgaTATAAGTATAAGAGAGATAAGAGAAAAAAACAGTAGAAAATTGATGAGAGTATGGTTTTACCCGAGTCTCCAATCCAGTGAGTACTGTTTGATTATCTCAAGAAGTGACCCTAAGAGTAGTCTGATTGGCTGTGTTGACATTTTTAACAGAATTCTGTGGTGAGCTATCAGCATCTAAGAGATTCACAGAAGTTTCCTCTTTAATTCTAATTCTTTTTCCAAGTCTTTGATCCTCAGGCGAAGCTTCATCTACAGTCTTACTAAGAAAATCTAGATTGATAATCTCGCCGTCTTTGGGAGGAACGAAAGCAACAGATTTCACAAATTTTTTCGCAATCTTCTTGGAAGAAGGAGCATCCTTGGAAGAGATTGAAGCAATATTCTTCCTTATATGATTAACATTACCAAAAAAATGAGGTTTGTCATGAGCTTTGACCAGATAAGTTGTTGCTGCTTCACAAACTCCATTGTTGTGATTGATAATATAGCACTTGGGACAGATAGCAGTAGGTTTTCTTTCATAAAAGAATTTTTGCCATCGAGTAACACCTGCGTTGGTAACACACTTAACTCCTCTTCTCATCGGCATAGAGAGATCAATATTGACGCAAACTTTCACTGGAATATTTCCTTCTGGTATAGAATCCTTAGGTTCAATTGTCGTGACTTCTCCTAGCACTTATCCAATCTTTGTTACTGAAGCTACATTCATATGCTCAGGTAGCAGGTAATTGATTTGTATCCATAATTGTTGGAATCCCCAATGTTTCTCATTGTAAATCATGCCTGGTATATAGTCATGAACAACTAAGAGGTGTTTGTTAAAAATCCATGGCCTTTGTTCAATGACAGTATTCAATAAGTCCCATTTGGAGAACTTAAAGAGCATAAgatttggttcaacttcaacgaTCTTCATTTACCCTTTAGTTATGAAAGGCCATGTGAAGCAGATCCATCTTTCCACAGTTTGGTAATTCATTCTTCCTTCTACAATAACTTTCCCAATTGTTGTCGCCTCCCACTTTGGATCCTCTTCTTCAGTGTTGGTATTTTTATGACTGCAAACTACCAATTCATTCGCATCTCCAAGATCAATCGTAGCTTGTTTAAACTTGTTAACCAAATCAGCTACTTGGGAAGAGATACCCACCTCCATAATATTACTACAGATTTTTCCTGAAGTTTTTTGAAAGAGTAGATGAATAGGGTTTATGTAACTTTGACAATGAATCTTTTGCGGATAAAACTGATATGAATGTGATAGATTATTGCTTCTAAATATACGACAACTAATTAATACGGAGGATTTTTTGTTTTGGTAGGTATCACAACTTTTGTTTGACCAAAGAAGAACTATTATTATGGTaagtaatttgaatttttttgaaaaaatagaaGAGCGGGATAGCAGGAATAACCAGAACCGCAACTTGACTCGGAGATGAAACTCATTCCACATAATTCTTAAGATACCTTAAATATCAACACAGGCCAATCGAAGAAGCAAATCTTATAGACATACTCTGCAAACGCTACAATCACAACATAGATAAAGGAAAAATCCGTAGTAGAAAAATCAAGTTGTAAACACATCATGGAGATACAAATAAAATGTTAGCAACTCATTGAATAAATCGAAAAATAATTCATAAAATATAAGATCTCTAACAAACCACGAAAGCTTAAGAGAAATAGAAGATACTAACCAACATAAGAGGAAAAATTCAACTATAAGAGTTAGAAAGAGGAGTAAAATAGAGTagatcatcaaaaaaaaacattacTGAGTTAACAAACGAGTGTCTCCCGATTCACAAAGGTGGTTCGACAATTTTGAGTATTTCTAAGCTGAAGATTGAGTTGGTCAATTAATCATGAGCTGAGATCATTTCAATTGGAATATACTCAAGTATATTTTCGAAGACAATCAATTTCGGTGTGACGATGATCAAGATTCAATTAAACTAGATCAATAGATACATGAATAGATTATAATAATGATGGTTAGTGTAAATTATTCTTTTTATTAAGGATTTTatcttaatgaagaattttccaaATGGTGGATGCAGAATCAAAACACCATCCCTCAAATTATATTGATTACTTCTATGATCAACAATTATGTATTTTTGTTATATTACAATTCTTATGTTGttgtaatatttttcttttgtatttttattttgtatccaACCGATGTACTTGAATTAGCTTGTTCATAGCTTCCAATTAATATAATCTAAAGAGGTATTTCCTCTCCTTTCCTTCATAAAATAATAATGACGTTCAATATAGGTCTTCCCATACCAAGAAAAAAACCGACATACATACAATTTTGGTAGGGCCGCGCTTCCAAAAAAACAACTAACAGGTACTATTATGTGTCTATCAGTTTTTAAACCACATCGAACCCATTGCTGATGTGGCTTGTCTTTTTTTGGTGTGTAATCTAATGTTAAGTGTCATTGTTCCGGTAAAAAAATCCAACAAAAAATCAAAGATTTGTTAGGTAGCCATTCAAGCATTGGAACTATGAATAGGTtgcattataaaaaaaattaaaaaatggatTTCATCGTGCTTTCACAAGGGATAATTTCTTGATGTTTTTCACAGTGTATCTAGTATTTTCATTTTTGCTTTAGAGCATCCAGTGTATCTAGTATTTTCATTTTTGCTTCAGAGCATTTCAGTGGGAACTTGGTCAGTTTCCTTTTGATTTATTCGttcttattcttgtttttttaagAGAACAGGTTCACTAtattaaagaaaaatcaaaagaagttACAAATTCCATGGTACTTACCGACGGGCCCTCTTTTATTTAAGCCAAACAGAAATGTCCTAGCCTGCAAGCAGCGTTCAAAATTGCTATCCAAAGTAGGCTGGTCGAGCGGCTTCAAAAAGGGtcagtcttaaattgatcacagcC
This genomic stretch from Papaver somniferum cultivar HN1 chromosome 5, ASM357369v1, whole genome shotgun sequence harbors:
- the LOC113281145 gene encoding coiled-coil domain-containing protein SCD2-like isoform X1; translation: MDRIRTQSPGGYSRQRSGSSTGSSSPSSIMSPAHPHSHHARSSSTVTGMSNIKRTQNVAAKAAAQRLAQVMASQTADNDDDDDDDDDDDDDLDFRYPQSNNTSISGFASTRPTRSPSPALGRNFMEHTPSVRSTSAGRPSVAAVRTTAMVPPSKPSIRTPIPIPPLDPPTNRSRDKRFTSDMGNLNSKDSSGNQREASALRDELDMLQEENENIIDKLRIAEERCDEAEARARELEKQVASLGEGVSLEAKLLSRKEAALRQREAALKAAKQSKDVRAEEIGSLKSEIENAKQVAAAAVEQLQEAESEAKSLRSMTQRRILNQEEMEEVVLKRCWLARYWGLAVQHGICPDISGSKHEHWSSLAPLPYEVVISAGQKAKEGSKNQGKGDQDNKNKLTRDLNDLTGEGNIESMLSVEMGLRELASLKVEDAVVLELSQHRRSNLVRQSSSDVKSPGDPKYMEAFELSPAECEDVLFKQAWLTYIWRRAKAHGVEEDIAEERLQFWIDCIIKPIDQKPTSHDAVDVERGLLELRKLGIEQQLWEVSRNEIDVGTFSTTTNHKPAVDTDVPP
- the LOC113278837 gene encoding uncharacterized protein LOC113278837, with product MCQAGRGTMVKAVLNAAPMYQMSTYKIPKTLINKLDTLQSKFFWGYKTNRGHNRIAWSHLCFPKELGGLDFRDLEMLNHALLIKMAWRVCMQSDLLCVKILKAKYFKDEEFIHIQSDRKTSSWIWKDIEIGVKYLQHYTCMEVKNGRKTRNWQDNWTIGLDSKPISSCPNHLSYVYVSEIITPNSSNWNVSLLQILFEDEVVEKISRMHINIYEEDIVRWKPTKDGNFTVKSAYNKLVETRF